In one window of Funiculus sociatus GB2-C1 DNA:
- a CDS encoding multicopper oxidase domain-containing protein, translated as MKRISRREMLKLGALAGGSLLLPIGLQGRSFAGDAGSPRVTPFSLPFRVPPVLNPVRSDSTTDYYQITMRKGQAGILPGKSTQVWGYNGISPGPTIKQRKDRQSVVRVINDVGTETSVHLHGMASLPQYDGYAEDLTYPGQYKDYIYPNNRAATLWYHDHAVHETARNVYMGLAGLYIVQDDLELGLPLPKGDYDVPLIIQDKQFGSDGRLIFDDQGEDSQMGDIIVVNGVPWPRMEVANRKYRFRILNGSISRSYKLALSTGDDLVVIGTDAGLMSAPARVKNMRLGNAERYEVIIDFSKYPVGTKVVLQNLGLPNNDDYDGTEQIMRFDVVRRETDDSSIPSTLRYVQPISASSAVRTREFRYERTNGLWVINGKTWDRNRDDANPQVGDVEIWRLYNNSGGWFHPIHLHLIDAQILDRNGKPPFAYEKGWKDVFYVGENESVRVIGKFGPHTGKYMTHCHNSVHEDHDMMGQFQVGKGGPDPITTAPAKNLPAPAL; from the coding sequence ATGAAAAGAATCAGTAGACGAGAGATGTTAAAACTGGGAGCGCTAGCAGGAGGCTCCCTCTTACTGCCCATAGGACTCCAAGGTCGTAGCTTCGCGGGAGATGCCGGTAGTCCGAGGGTAACGCCTTTTTCGCTTCCCTTCCGCGTTCCTCCGGTTCTTAATCCTGTACGCAGTGACTCGACTACAGATTACTACCAAATCACAATGCGAAAGGGACAGGCAGGAATTTTACCTGGGAAATCAACCCAGGTCTGGGGTTATAACGGTATAAGTCCTGGCCCGACGATCAAACAACGCAAAGATCGGCAATCTGTTGTCCGCGTTATCAATGATGTCGGTACGGAAACCTCGGTACATTTACACGGGATGGCATCCCTACCGCAGTACGATGGCTATGCTGAGGATTTGACTTATCCAGGACAATATAAGGACTATATCTATCCTAATAACCGCGCCGCTACACTTTGGTATCACGATCACGCAGTTCATGAAACTGCTCGGAACGTATACATGGGGTTGGCGGGACTGTATATAGTTCAAGATGACCTTGAACTTGGTTTGCCTCTACCTAAGGGCGACTACGATGTGCCGCTAATCATTCAGGATAAGCAGTTTGGGAGTGATGGCAGGTTGATATTTGACGACCAAGGCGAGGACAGTCAAATGGGCGACATTATCGTAGTTAATGGTGTGCCTTGGCCGCGCATGGAGGTGGCAAACCGCAAGTATCGCTTCCGAATTTTAAATGGGTCGATTTCACGTTCTTACAAACTGGCACTAAGCACGGGCGATGATTTGGTTGTAATTGGCACTGATGCTGGGCTGATGAGTGCGCCTGCTAGGGTTAAAAATATGCGGCTTGGCAATGCAGAACGCTATGAAGTTATTATCGACTTTTCTAAATACCCTGTAGGAACCAAAGTAGTTCTGCAAAATCTCGGACTCCCCAATAACGACGACTACGATGGAACCGAGCAAATCATGCGTTTTGATGTCGTGCGTCGAGAAACTGATGATAGCTCTATCCCCAGCACGCTGCGATATGTACAGCCCATCTCCGCATCCTCAGCTGTGCGAACTCGCGAATTTAGATATGAGCGTACTAATGGGCTGTGGGTAATCAATGGCAAGACGTGGGATAGAAACCGAGACGATGCTAATCCACAAGTAGGCGATGTCGAAATTTGGCGTCTATACAACAACAGTGGGGGCTGGTTTCATCCTATACACCTTCATCTTATTGATGCCCAAATTCTTGACCGTAACGGTAAGCCGCCTTTTGCCTATGAGAAAGGCTGGAAGGATGTCTTTTATGTTGGCGAAAACGAGTCAGTACGTGTGATTGGGAAGTTTGGCCCCCACACGGGTAAGTATATGACTCACTGCCATAATTCGGTTCACGAAGACCACGACATG